In the Sedimentisphaera cyanobacteriorum genome, CTCTACAGTATTCACGAACCTCACGTCTGCTGCATTGGGAAAGGCAAAAGCCACAAGAAATATGAGTTTGGAAATAAGGTTGGAATTGTAACTACTGCCAAGAATAATTTTATCGTAGGAGCGTTGGGCTTTGAAGGAAACCCTTATGATGGCCATACTCTTCGGGCTAATCTGAAGCAGACAATGAATTTAATCGGGAGAGAAAAGCTTGGAGATGTTTATGTTGATGGAGGATACAAGAAACATGGCTGCGAAGATATTGGAAATGTTGAAATTGTAGAAAAGGGCTGGCGAAAAAAGAAACGAAGTATCAAGAGGTGGATTAAGAGAAGATCGAGCATAGAACCAACGATAGGCCACCTCAAAGAAGACAACAGGTTGGGAAGAAACTTCTTGAAAGGTGTAGAAGGGGACAAAATGAACGCCCTCGGCAGCGCTTTTGGGTACAATATGCGTAAACTTCTAGAGAAGTTTACTTTTGCCTATATTTTTATGCTTAAAATTATTGAATTTTACAGAAATTTGGCAATGAAAAGCAAATTAAAGACTCGATTAGCCTGATATATTTTTTTAGTTTCCCCAAAATCATTGATTTTTCAGGAACGACTATTTATTAACCGCTAATTTTAACTAATTTCCGCTAAGATGGTTTCTTCGTGGTGAATAATTCATTTTAAAACCCCGGAGGGCGCTAAGGGCACGAAGGGTTTTTGTAAATTATTTTATAACAAGGGCTTAGATTTTTAAAAATCTGCGTCATCCGTGCCATCTGTGGATAATAAATTTCGCTGCGGGCTCGAAAGATCAACTATCCGCTTGTTGTCCGCCTTCGGCGGACTGGCTCAGTTGATAGATAATAAATTCAGCAAAGCATTGCAGAGTGATGATTTGCATTTTGCCCAAAAAACTTGTCGCACACGGTTCTAATCTGCATAAAAGGCGCAGCTCCGAGCCTGCGGAGAATTATAAAAAGCGACTCCCATTTCTAATCCTACGGATTTTTGCGGGGCTTGCCCGAGGAATCCATTCTGCCGGCCATCTGAGAATCCCAAGAGTTATACAGCTCTCTGAGCTCCTTTGCTATTACAGGATATTTATCAATTAAATTTTTTGTTTCGCCTATGTCTTCTTCGAGATTGAAAAGCTGCGGGCTGTTTGGGTATTTGTAGGGCTTCTCCGCCTCAACAGCATCCCCGTTTTCTTTTATGCGAAAGTCCTTATGCTCCCAGCCAACGTTGTTAGTGAGCTTCCATTTGCCCTTCCTGATAACCCACGAATTGCGGCTCTGCGCCCAGGCGAGCCATTCGTGCTGCTTTTTGCGTTTGCCATTGAGCACAGGCAGAAGGTTTTTGCCATCGAGATTATCAGGCGTTTTTAGTCCGGCGAGACTGGTTATTGTTGGGAAGATGTCCATCGTGGAAACAATCGCCTCTTCGTTCACTTTGCCCTCAGGGAGCCTTCCGGGCATACTAACTATCATCGGGACCCTAAGCCCGCCTTCAGCAAACATATACTTAAACCCGCTGAGCGGGGCGTTGTTTGCGTATGTATTGATTGTCCCTCCGTTGTCTGAAACGAAAACCACAAGCGTATTCTCCCGCTGGCCTGTCTTCTCAAGCGTATCGAGTATTCTGGAAACGCTCTCATCCAGAGCGAGAAGATTAGCAAGGTAGCATCTTCTGCCTTCCGGGTCCACCTTGCCCATATGCCCCCATCTTTTATGGAACTTCTGATGACGCTCTTCGTTCGGCTCCCAGTATGGGTAATCCCAGTTTTCTGCATTTCTGTCCCAGGGGAGGTATCTCGCTCCAACTCTCTTCGCCCATTTCTCATCGACAACATAAGTGGGCTGGTGAACAGCATTGTGAGCTACGTGCAGATAGAAGGGTTTATCACCTTTCCTGCGCTCAATAAATTCGCATGCTCGGTCGGTGAAGATTTCGGTGGTAAAGCCGTCTTCGTAAGAAACCTTCTCGGCCTCTTCCTGCTTTTTCCCCTTCCCCTCTGCCCAGAGCAGCGGGCCTACAACCTGACAGCCAAAATTGCCTTTGAACCCCTCTCTTGCCTTGTATGCCTCCACATCCTTCTGACTGAGCCGGATATAGTCCCATGTGTGGAACATAAAGCCGAGAAACTCATCGAAACCGTGGAGCGTGGGGAATTCCTTATCGCCGCCGTTGTGGTGCGTTTTGCCGTATTTGGCGGTAACGTAGTCTGATTTGCTGAGGTGTTCGGGGATGGTGAGCTCCCTTGAGGGAAGGCCGCCGTCGCCGTACCAGTAGTTCCCCCAGCGCTGCTGATAGCGGCCTGTGATAAGCCCTGTACGGCTAGGGCTGCATATTGGAGATGTACCGTAAGCGTTTTTGAAATATGTGCCGGTTTTGGCGAGTCTGTCGAAGCCCGGGGTGCCGTATTTCTTTACGTCATCCGGAGCATCCGGCAGGAAAGACATATCAGCATAGCCCAAATCGTCTGCAATTATAACCACAACATTCGGCTTTTTCTGCTCTGATGGGGCGATCAAAGAGCCTGTGCAGGAGCTCAAAGCTCCCATTCCGCTGATGGTAATGCCTGCTGCGCCGGCGTATTTAAGAAAATCTCGTCTGCTTTTCATTTGTAATCCTTAATCAAGTATTTGATGTTCTATAAGTGTATGTCAGCCGGGTTAATTTTTTTCATTTAATTTTATCGAACGAAAGCCAATTTATGCTTTAAAGGCGGGAATAGATGCCTGCCTTGTGTCAAGCAGGGTTATCTTTTGGGGCGGTTAGATAGTTTAGAACCACGAAATTTAAACCAATCCCCCCAACCAAAAAATTGTGTTTTGTTTTATCACTAAGGGGCCGAAACACACGAAGGGGATATGGTTTTGATTGTTTTTTTATCCACAGATGACACAGATGGCACAGATTTTATTTGAATGTAAGCGATTGATGTAAAACAATTTATAACATAAATTTTCGAGCCCTTTGAGCACTTCGTGATTTTAACAAATTACCCGCCCAAAAAATCCTGCCAATCCTATCGAAGGTATTATTGAAATGCAGGGGCGAACCAGAGCGAACGCCCCATTTTTAGCCGCAAAAGATTATTCGTACTTATGCCCTGCGTTTGCGGAGGATAAATCCGCCGAGGCCCAGAAGCGCC is a window encoding:
- a CDS encoding sulfatase-like hydrolase/transferase; translated protein: MKSRRDFLKYAGAAGITISGMGALSSCTGSLIAPSEQKKPNVVVIIADDLGYADMSFLPDAPDDVKKYGTPGFDRLAKTGTYFKNAYGTSPICSPSRTGLITGRYQQRWGNYWYGDGGLPSRELTIPEHLSKSDYVTAKYGKTHHNGGDKEFPTLHGFDEFLGFMFHTWDYIRLSQKDVEAYKAREGFKGNFGCQVVGPLLWAEGKGKKQEEAEKVSYEDGFTTEIFTDRACEFIERRKGDKPFYLHVAHNAVHQPTYVVDEKWAKRVGARYLPWDRNAENWDYPYWEPNEERHQKFHKRWGHMGKVDPEGRRCYLANLLALDESVSRILDTLEKTGQRENTLVVFVSDNGGTINTYANNAPLSGFKYMFAEGGLRVPMIVSMPGRLPEGKVNEEAIVSTMDIFPTITSLAGLKTPDNLDGKNLLPVLNGKRKKQHEWLAWAQSRNSWVIRKGKWKLTNNVGWEHKDFRIKENGDAVEAEKPYKYPNSPQLFNLEEDIGETKNLIDKYPVIAKELRELYNSWDSQMAGRMDSSGKPRKNP